A DNA window from Mastacembelus armatus chromosome 11, fMasArm1.2, whole genome shotgun sequence contains the following coding sequences:
- the pdik1l gene encoding serine/threonine-protein kinase pdik1l, whose translation MVSSQPKYELIQEVGRGSYGVVYEAVVKRTRARVAVKKIRCHSPENVELALREFWALSSIQSQHPNVIHLEECILQRDQLAQRMNHGSSSPLYLELVETSLKGEITFDPCCAYYLWFVMDFCDGGDMNAYLLSRKPSRKTNTSFMLQLGSALAFLHRNQIIHRDLKPDNILISQACTPAGSSEPTLKVADFGLSKVCSASGLNPEEPASVNKCFLSTACGTDFYMAPEVWEGHYTAKADIFALGVIIWAMVERITFVDVETQKELLGSYVQQGSEIVPLGEALLENPKMELLIPARKKSMNSHMKQLIREMLSANPQERPDAFELELRLVRIACRELDWDT comes from the exons ATGGTAAGCAGCCAACCAAAGTATGAGTTGATTCAGGAGGTGGGGCGTGGCAGCTACGGTGTGGTTTATGAGGCAGTAGTGAAGCGCACACGGGCCCGGGTGGCAGTGAAGAAGATCCGCTGCCACTCTCCAGAGAATGTGGAGCTGGCCTTGCGGGAGTTCTGGGCCCTCAGCAGCATCCAAAGCCAGCACCCAAACGTCATCCACCTGGAGGAGTGTATCCTGCAGCGAGACCAGCTCGCCCAGAGGATGAACCATGGCTCCAGCTCCCCGCTCTACCTGGAG CTGGTGGAGACATCACTTAAAGGTGAGATCACATTTGACCCATGTTGTGCCTACTACTTGTGGTTTGTCATGGACTTTTGTGATGGGGGCGACATGAATGCCTACCTGCTATCCCGCAAGCCCAGTCGGAAGACCAACACTAGTTTCATGCTGCAACTGGGCAGTGCTCTGGCCTTCCTGCACCGCAACCAGATCATACATCGCGACCTCAAACCGGACAACATCCTCATTTCCCAGGCCTGCACACCGGCTGGCTCATCTGAGCCCACCCTCAAAGTTGCTGACTTCGGCTTGAGCAAGGTCTGCTCCGCCTCTGGGCTCAATCCAGAGGAGCCAGCCAGCGTCAACAAGTGCTTCCTGTCCACAGCCTGTGGGACAGACTTTTACATGGCCCCAGAGGTCTGGGAGGGTCACTACACGGCCAAGGCAGATATCTTTGCCCTTGGGGTGATTATCTGGGCCATGGTTGAGCGCATCACCTTTGTAGATGTGGAGACTCAGAAGGAGCTTCTAGGGAGCTATGTGCAGCAGGGCTCAGAGATTGTACCCTTAGGGGAGGCCTTGTTAGAGAACCCAAAGATGGAGCTGCTGATCCCTGCCAGGAAAAAGAGCATGAACAGCCACATGAAGCAGCTGATCAGGGAGATGCTGTCGGCCAACCCTCAGGAACGTCCTGACGCCTTTGAACTAGAGCTCAGACTGGTCCGGATTGCCTGCAGAGAGCTGGACTGGGACACGTGA